One Streptococcus sp. zg-86 DNA window includes the following coding sequences:
- the pyk gene encoding pyruvate kinase translates to MNKRVKLVATLGPAVEIRGGKKFGDDGYWGEKLDVEASAQKIAELIKEGANVFRFNFSHGDHQEQGDRMATVRRAEEIAGQKVGFLLDTKGPEIRTELFEGDAKEYEYTTGETIRVATKQGIKSTREVIALNVAGALDIYDDVEVGKQILVDDGKLGLRVFAKDDAKREFEVTVENDGVIAKQKGVNIPYTKIPFPALAERDNADIRFGLEQGLNFIAISFVRTAKDVDEVRAICEETGNGHVKLFAKIENQQGIDNIDEIIEAADGIMIARGDMGIEVPFEMVPVYQKMIITKVNAAGKAVITATNMLETMTEKPRATRSEVSDVFNAVIDGTDATMLSGESANGKYPVESVRTMATIAKNAQTLLEEYSRLDSSTFERTSKTEVIASAVRDACHSMNIKLVVTVTETGFSARSISKYRPNADILAVTFTEEVQKSLMINWGVIPIVTDKPASTDDMFELAEREAIKAGLVESGDDIVIVAGLPVGVAGSTNTMRVRTVK, encoded by the coding sequence ATGAATAAACGCGTAAAACTTGTTGCTACATTAGGTCCTGCGGTTGAAATCCGTGGTGGTAAAAAATTCGGTGATGATGGTTACTGGGGTGAAAAATTAGATGTTGAAGCATCAGCTCAGAAAATTGCTGAATTGATTAAAGAAGGAGCAAACGTATTCCGTTTCAACTTCTCACACGGTGACCACCAAGAGCAAGGTGACCGTATGGCAACAGTACGTCGTGCTGAAGAAATTGCTGGTCAAAAAGTAGGTTTCTTGCTTGATACAAAAGGTCCGGAAATCCGTACAGAATTGTTTGAAGGTGATGCAAAAGAATATGAATACACTACTGGTGAAACAATTCGTGTTGCTACCAAACAAGGAATCAAATCAACTCGTGAAGTGATTGCCTTAAACGTTGCAGGTGCCCTTGACATCTACGATGATGTGGAAGTTGGAAAACAAATCCTTGTTGACGATGGAAAACTGGGTCTTCGTGTTTTTGCCAAAGATGATGCAAAACGTGAATTTGAAGTAACAGTTGAAAATGACGGCGTTATCGCAAAACAAAAAGGTGTAAATATTCCTTACACTAAAATTCCTTTCCCAGCACTTGCTGAACGTGACAACGCGGACATCCGTTTTGGTCTTGAGCAAGGCTTGAACTTCATTGCGATTTCATTCGTTCGTACTGCAAAAGATGTGGATGAAGTACGTGCTATCTGTGAAGAAACTGGAAACGGTCATGTGAAATTGTTTGCCAAAATCGAAAACCAACAAGGTATTGATAATATCGATGAAATTATCGAAGCAGCAGACGGTATCATGATTGCTCGTGGAGACATGGGTATCGAAGTACCATTTGAAATGGTTCCAGTTTACCAAAAAATGATCATCACAAAAGTGAATGCAGCTGGTAAAGCAGTTATCACAGCAACAAACATGCTTGAAACAATGACTGAAAAACCACGTGCAACTCGTTCAGAAGTATCAGACGTATTTAATGCGGTTATCGACGGAACAGATGCGACTATGCTTTCAGGTGAGTCAGCAAACGGTAAATATCCAGTTGAGTCAGTTCGTACAATGGCAACCATTGCGAAAAATGCGCAAACTCTATTGGAAGAATATAGCCGCTTGGATTCTTCAACATTTGAACGTACAAGCAAGACAGAAGTTATTGCCTCTGCTGTTCGTGATGCGTGTCACTCAATGAATATCAAATTGGTTGTAACTGTTACTGAAACAGGATTCTCAGCACGTTCAATTTCGAAATACCGTCCAAATGCAGATATCTTGGCTGTTACCTTTACAGAAGAAGTTCAAAAATCATTGATGATTAACTGGGGAGTTATTCCAATTGTGACAGACAAACCAGCTTCTACAGATGATATGTTTGAATTGGCAGAACGTGAAGCAATCAAAGCTGGACTTGTTGAATCAGGTGACGACATTGTCATTGTTGCAGGTCTTCCAGTTGGTGTTGCAGGTTCAACTAACACAATGCGTGTTCGTACTGTAAAATAA
- the pfkA gene encoding 6-phosphofructokinase: MKRIAVLTSGGDAPGMNAAVRAVVRKAISEGMEVFGINYGYAGMVAGDIFPLTKEGVSGILGTGGTMLYSARYPEFAQLEGQLKGIEQLKKHGIEGVVVIGGDGSYHGAMRLTEHGFPAIGIPGTIDNDIPGTDFTIGFDTACMTVMDAVDKIRDTARSHRRTFVVEVMGRHAGDIALWTGIAIGADEIIVPEEDFKIEDVVASIAKGYEKGKNHNIVMLAEGVMSANEFAQKLREAGDTSDLRAIELAHIQRGGRPTVRDRVLASRLGAYAVELLKEGKGGLAVGVHKDDLVANPILGSKEENALFCLAEDGKIVVNNPHKGDAKLAGLARSLSRY; encoded by the coding sequence ATGAAACGTATTGCTGTTTTGACTAGTGGTGGTGACGCCCCTGGTATGAATGCTGCCGTTCGTGCGGTTGTTCGTAAAGCAATTTCAGAAGGGATGGAAGTATTCGGTATCAACTACGGTTATGCCGGTATGGTTGCAGGTGATATCTTCCCTCTAACAAAAGAAGGAGTGAGCGGTATCCTTGGTACAGGTGGTACGATGCTGTATTCAGCTCGCTACCCAGAGTTTGCTCAATTGGAAGGTCAATTAAAAGGAATTGAGCAATTGAAAAAACATGGAATTGAGGGAGTTGTTGTTATCGGTGGTGATGGTTCTTACCATGGTGCGATGCGCTTGACAGAGCACGGATTCCCAGCTATTGGTATCCCAGGTACGATTGATAATGATATTCCAGGTACAGACTTTACAATCGGTTTTGATACAGCTTGTATGACAGTTATGGATGCAGTTGATAAAATCCGCGATACGGCTAGGAGTCACCGTCGTACATTCGTTGTAGAGGTAATGGGGCGTCATGCAGGCGATATCGCTCTTTGGACTGGTATTGCGATTGGTGCAGATGAAATTATCGTACCAGAAGAAGACTTCAAGATTGAAGATGTGGTAGCAAGTATCGCAAAAGGATACGAAAAAGGAAAAAACCACAATATCGTTATGCTTGCTGAAGGGGTTATGTCAGCTAATGAATTTGCTCAGAAGTTGAGAGAAGCTGGCGATACAAGTGATCTTCGCGCAATCGAGCTTGCCCATATCCAACGCGGTGGTCGTCCAACGGTTCGTGACCGCGTACTAGCTTCACGCTTAGGGGCTTATGCAGTAGAACTTCTAAAAGAAGGAAAAGGTGGTCTTGCAGTTGGTGTTCATAAAGATGACCTCGTTGCCAATCCAATCCTTGGTTCAAAAGAAGAAAATGCTCTCTTCTGCCTAGCTGAAGATGGTAAGATTGTTGTCAACAACCCTCATAAAGGGGATGCGAAACTAGCTGGTTTGGCTCGTAGCTTGTCTCGTTATTAA
- a CDS encoding DNA polymerase III subunit alpha produces the protein MLAQLDTKTVYSFMDSMMTIESYVARAKEMGYTHLGIMDRDNLYAAYSFIEVCEKAGLQPIIGCEIEWQVSADEKVVIQFIAINTEGYQNLLKISTAKMMGEKEFDRIRSYLAGIALVIPYFEGVEVYDLGVDFYIGVRATTPAIQSSRPLIPLYTVRYFEESQVEVLQVLQAIQDNIPLNQVTQLVHNQALLSPESLAAMFQQRFPAAIEELNRLVARISYQLDKNLKLPRFNRERLAVEELREKAEEGLRMRGIDYPVYQERLQQELAIIHQMGFDDYFLIVWDLLRFGRSQGYYMGMGRGSAVGSLVAYALQITGIDPVKHNLLFERFLNVERFSMPDIDIDIPDIHRGDFIRYVRERYGTLHAAQIVTYSTFGAKQALRDVLKRYGTPEYEVSAITKKISFRDTLATAYERNASFRQVINSKMEYQKSYAIAQQIEGQPRQTSIHAAGVVMSDEELTNTIPLKSGEDMLITQYDAHAVEANGLLKMDFLGLRNLTFVQKMAEAVEAKYSKKIVIADIDLEDSETLKLFAKGQTKGIFQFEQPGAIHLLKRVQPSRFEDIVATTSLNRPGASDYSDNFVKRKHGQEAVDVLDDSIATILQPTYGIMLYQEQVMQIAQRFSGFTLGKADLLRRAMSKKNKAEMQSMEADFIAGALEQGHDEEKARAIFAIMAKFAGYGFNRSHAYAYSALAFQLAYFKTHYPDVFFDIMLNYSSSDYISDALQFDFQVAPVTINSIPYHDKFEGNKIYMGLKNIKGLPKELAFWLIEERPFKSVEDFILRLPTNFKKQDTLKPLIQLGLFDPFEPNRKKILENLDNLFVFADTFGSFFSEENYSWQEAEDYSDSEKFSLEQAIIGVGMSPHPLLLLAKSTNRPHTPFGELVAGNAVTLLGQIQSIRVIRTKKTGQQMAFAQVTDTKKKVDVTLFPETYQRYQNLLKEGDIVYLTGKVQEREGQLQLVLDNLEQPNAEKCWILLENGKHDQEIARILAAYPGTIPVVLHYQDRNQTVQLERIFIEKSEELQTRLQEFSMKTVFR, from the coding sequence ATGCTGGCACAATTAGATACCAAGACGGTCTATAGTTTTATGGATAGCATGATGACGATTGAGTCTTATGTTGCCCGTGCAAAAGAAATGGGCTACACGCACTTAGGCATCATGGATCGGGATAATTTGTACGCTGCTTATTCCTTTATAGAAGTGTGTGAAAAAGCAGGGCTTCAACCAATCATTGGATGTGAAATAGAATGGCAGGTCTCAGCAGATGAGAAGGTGGTCATTCAATTTATTGCCATAAATACAGAAGGCTATCAAAATCTCTTAAAAATTTCTACGGCAAAGATGATGGGGGAAAAAGAATTTGATCGGATTCGTTCTTATCTAGCAGGTATTGCCCTAGTTATTCCCTATTTTGAAGGAGTCGAAGTCTATGATTTGGGAGTTGATTTTTATATTGGAGTGCGTGCGACAACACCAGCAATTCAATCGAGTCGTCCCTTAATTCCCTTATACACAGTGCGGTACTTTGAAGAAAGTCAAGTTGAAGTCTTACAGGTTCTGCAGGCCATTCAAGATAATATCCCCCTCAATCAAGTCACTCAGTTAGTCCATAACCAAGCATTGTTAAGCCCAGAAAGTTTAGCAGCAATGTTTCAGCAGCGATTTCCAGCAGCGATTGAGGAGTTGAATCGCTTGGTGGCAAGGATTTCTTATCAGCTCGATAAAAACTTGAAATTGCCTCGCTTTAATCGGGAGCGCTTAGCAGTGGAGGAACTGCGTGAAAAGGCTGAGGAAGGCTTGCGAATGAGAGGGATTGATTATCCTGTCTATCAAGAGCGTCTGCAACAGGAACTAGCTATCATTCATCAAATGGGCTTTGATGATTATTTTTTAATCGTCTGGGATCTTTTGCGTTTTGGGCGCAGTCAGGGCTATTACATGGGAATGGGACGCGGTTCTGCAGTTGGCAGTTTAGTGGCCTATGCCTTACAAATTACAGGTATTGACCCTGTCAAACACAACTTACTCTTTGAGCGATTTTTAAATGTCGAGCGCTTTAGCATGCCTGATATTGATATTGATATTCCAGATATTCACCGTGGCGATTTCATTCGCTATGTGAGAGAGCGCTATGGAACGCTTCATGCAGCTCAGATTGTAACCTATTCCACTTTTGGTGCGAAACAGGCACTTCGAGATGTGTTGAAGCGCTATGGAACACCGGAATACGAAGTGAGTGCCATTACCAAAAAGATTTCTTTTCGAGATACCTTGGCAACAGCCTATGAGCGTAATGCCTCCTTTAGGCAAGTAATCAATAGCAAAATGGAATACCAAAAATCCTATGCCATAGCTCAGCAAATTGAAGGTCAACCACGTCAGACATCGATTCATGCGGCAGGTGTCGTAATGAGTGATGAAGAATTGACCAATACCATTCCACTAAAATCAGGTGAAGATATGCTGATTACCCAGTACGATGCCCATGCGGTCGAAGCCAATGGACTCTTAAAAATGGATTTTCTAGGCCTACGAAATCTGACCTTCGTTCAAAAAATGGCAGAAGCAGTTGAGGCCAAATATAGCAAAAAAATTGTGATTGCAGACATTGATTTAGAAGATTCAGAGACTTTGAAACTCTTTGCCAAGGGGCAGACAAAAGGTATTTTCCAGTTTGAGCAACCGGGTGCCATTCATCTGTTAAAACGAGTACAGCCGAGTCGATTTGAAGATATTGTAGCAACGACCAGTTTGAACAGACCGGGTGCGAGTGACTATTCAGATAATTTTGTCAAGCGTAAACATGGTCAAGAGGCAGTAGATGTATTAGATGATTCGATTGCGACTATTTTACAGCCTACCTATGGCATCATGCTTTATCAAGAGCAGGTCATGCAGATTGCCCAGCGTTTTTCTGGTTTTACACTTGGGAAAGCCGATTTGTTACGCCGTGCCATGTCTAAGAAAAATAAGGCTGAAATGCAGAGTATGGAAGCCGATTTCATTGCAGGAGCGCTCGAACAGGGGCATGATGAGGAGAAGGCACGAGCGATTTTTGCTATAATGGCAAAATTTGCTGGCTATGGTTTCAACCGTAGTCATGCCTATGCCTATTCAGCTTTAGCCTTCCAATTGGCCTATTTTAAAACCCATTATCCCGATGTTTTTTTTGATATCATGTTGAATTATTCAAGTAGTGATTACATTTCAGATGCCCTACAATTTGATTTTCAGGTAGCACCTGTTACCATCAATAGTATTCCTTACCACGACAAGTTTGAGGGCAATAAGATTTACATGGGCCTCAAGAACATTAAGGGGTTGCCAAAAGAATTGGCATTTTGGCTCATTGAAGAGCGACCATTTAAGAGCGTAGAGGATTTTATTCTGCGATTACCTACGAATTTTAAAAAACAGGATACGTTAAAGCCCTTGATTCAGCTCGGCTTGTTTGATCCATTTGAACCAAATCGGAAGAAGATTTTGGAAAACTTAGATAATCTTTTCGTCTTTGCAGATACCTTTGGTAGTTTCTTTTCAGAGGAAAATTATAGTTGGCAAGAAGCAGAAGATTACAGTGATAGTGAAAAGTTCAGTCTGGAACAAGCGATTATTGGTGTTGGGATGAGTCCACATCCCTTACTGCTTTTAGCAAAATCGACCAACAGACCTCATACTCCATTTGGTGAATTAGTCGCTGGAAATGCGGTTACGCTTCTCGGTCAGATTCAGTCCATCCGTGTGATTCGCACCAAGAAAACGGGTCAGCAAATGGCCTTTGCGCAAGTGACCGATACCAAGAAGAAAGTAGATGTCACGCTCTTTCCAGAAACCTATCAACGCTATCAAAATCTGTTGAAAGAAGGGGATATTGTTTATCTGACTGGGAAGGTCCAAGAAAGAGAGGGACAATTGCAGCTCGTTTTAGATAACTTAGAGCAGCCCAATGCGGAAAAATGTTGGATTTTACTGGAAAATGGGAAGCATGATCAGGAAATAGCACGCATTTTGGCTGCATATCCAGGGACAATTCCAGTCGTTCTTCATTATCAAGATAGGAATCAAACCGTGCAACTAGAACGGATCTTTATTGAAAAATCAGAGGAATTGCAAACTCGCTTACAGGAATTTTCAATGAAAACGGTTTTTCGGTAA
- a CDS encoding GntR family transcriptional regulator, with protein MTWKFDNNFPIYIQIANTIKLQIVTHQLQSGDKLPTVRDLAETAGVNPNTVQRALSDLESEGFVYSVRTTGRFVTDNLDLINQTRISLAQDELENFVTNMLDLGFKQEELIQQLEQYLKGE; from the coding sequence ATGACTTGGAAATTTGATAATAACTTCCCAATTTATATCCAGATTGCTAATACTATCAAGTTGCAGATTGTGACCCATCAACTCCAATCTGGCGACAAACTCCCAACCGTTCGTGATTTAGCGGAAACTGCTGGAGTCAATCCCAACACTGTTCAACGTGCCTTATCCGATCTCGAAAGCGAGGGCTTTGTTTATTCAGTCCGTACAACAGGACGCTTCGTAACCGATAACTTGGACCTAATCAATCAAACTAGGATCAGCCTAGCTCAAGATGAGTTGGAAAACTTTGTGACCAATATGCTTGATTTAGGTTTTAAACAAGAGGAACTGATTCAACAGTTAGAACAATATCTAAAAGGAGAATAA
- a CDS encoding ABC transporter ATP-binding protein: MEKNFTLVEIQQVSKSYGGLVALNNVNLKFSAGKIIGLLGPNGSGKTTLIKLLNGLLQPEYGQILINGRKPSPETKQIVSYLPDTTYLDEHMRISEAIDLFKDFYADFDEARALHLLQDLNIELNSRIKHLSKGNKEKVQLILVMSRQALLYVLDEPIGGVDPAARDYILRTIITNYSPTSSVLISTHLISDVEQILDEVIFLQYGNVIRHSDVDDLRIESGESIDELFRREFKA; encoded by the coding sequence ATGGAAAAGAATTTTACTCTCGTTGAGATTCAGCAAGTCTCAAAATCATACGGCGGACTAGTTGCACTAAACAATGTCAACCTCAAATTTTCAGCTGGAAAAATCATTGGCTTACTAGGACCAAATGGTTCTGGAAAAACAACCTTGATCAAATTGCTCAATGGGCTTCTTCAGCCAGAATATGGGCAAATCCTAATCAATGGTCGCAAGCCATCTCCAGAAACCAAGCAAATTGTATCCTATCTTCCAGATACGACCTATTTAGATGAACACATGCGAATTTCAGAAGCGATTGACTTATTTAAGGATTTCTATGCAGATTTTGATGAGGCACGCGCCCTTCACCTCCTCCAAGATCTCAATATTGAGCTAAATAGTCGTATTAAACATTTATCAAAAGGAAACAAAGAAAAGGTTCAATTGATTTTGGTCATGAGCCGGCAAGCCCTTCTCTATGTCCTTGATGAGCCAATTGGCGGTGTTGATCCTGCTGCGCGTGACTATATCTTGCGTACGATTATCACTAACTATTCTCCAACCTCTTCTGTACTGATTTCAACCCATTTGATTTCAGATGTCGAACAAATTCTCGATGAAGTCATCTTCCTCCAGTACGGTAATGTGATTCGTCATAGCGATGTCGATGACCTACGAATTGAAAGCGGAGAATCAATTGATGAACTTTTCCGCCGTGAATTTAAGGCTTAG